In Hevea brasiliensis isolate MT/VB/25A 57/8 chromosome 13, ASM3005281v1, whole genome shotgun sequence, a single genomic region encodes these proteins:
- the LOC131171971 gene encoding PTI1-like tyrosine-protein kinase At3g15890 — protein sequence MTWKCLCCGFPRETQTVMISASNESDYPWERYTLKELLQATNNFHNNNKIGEGGFGSVYWGRTSKGVEIAVKRLKAMTAKAEMEFAVEVEILGRVRHKNLLGLRGFYAGGDERLIVYDYMPNHSLITHLHGQLASDCLLDWTRRMNIAIGSAEGLLYLHHKANPHIIHRDIKASNVLLDKEFQAKVADFGFAKLIPDGVTHLTTRVKGTLGYLAPEYAMWGKVSENCDVYSFGILLLEIISAKKPLEKLPGGVKRDIVQWATPYIQKGAFDHIADPRLNGKFDRTQLKSAIMVAMRCTESNPENRPNMMEVVDWLKGGLRRRTKEVSYIRDKVDEEDQNDTD from the exons ATGACTTGGAAATGTCTCTGCTGCGGCTTTCCCAGGGAAACTCAAACCGTGATGATCAG TGCAAGTAACGAGAGCGATTATCCCTGGGAAAGATACACTCTCAAGGAGCTTCTGCAAGCAACAAATAACTTTCATAACAATAACAAGATTGGAGAAGGGGGATTTGGAAGCGTGTATTGGGGTCGAACAAGTAAAGGAGTAGAG ATAGCAGTGAAAAGACTGAAGGCGATGACTGCAAAGGCAGAGATGGAATTTGCAGTCGAAGTGGAGATACTTGGGAGGGTGAGACATAAGAATTTGTTAGGTTTAAGGGGATTTTATGCTGGCGGGGATGAAAGGCTTATAGTCTATGATTATATGCCTAATCATAGCTTGATCACTCATTTACATGGCCAACTCGCTTCAGATTGTTTGCTGGATTGGACTCGGAGAATGAACATAGCTATTGGATCCGCTGAAGGATTGCT gTATTTGCACCACAAGGCCAATCCTCATATAATACACAGAGACATAAAAGCCAGCAATGTTCTCCTAGATAAAGAATTCCAAGCAAAAGTTGCAGATTTTGGATTTGCAAAGCTGATACCAGATGGAGTTACTCATTTGACCACTAGAGTAAAAGGAACTCTAGGGTATTTGGCTCCGGAATATGCCATGTGGGGTAAAGTTTCCGAGAACTGCGATGTGTATAGCTTTGGAATTTTGCTCTTGGAAATAATTAGTGCCAAAAAACCATTAGAGAAACTCCCTGGAGGTGTGAAGCGTGACATTGTTCAATGGGCCACTCCATATATTCAAAAAGGTGCATTTGATCACATTGCTGACCCTAGGTTGAATGGCAAATTTGATCGAACTCAGCTCAAATCGGCTATCATGGTCGCAATGAGATGCACCGAAAGTAATCCAGAGAATAGACCTAACATGATGGAGGTGGTAGATTGGCTTAAAGGTGGGCTAAGGAGAAGGACAAAAGAGGTATCCTACATACGAGACAAGGTCGATGAAGAGGACCAAAATGATACCGACTAA